Proteins from a genomic interval of Capsicum annuum cultivar UCD-10X-F1 chromosome 4, UCD10Xv1.1, whole genome shotgun sequence:
- the LOC107868479 gene encoding cyprosin isoform X1 gives MGIKVLLAALLIWNLSTSAFGFNASANNTIRIGLKRRTLDFNSIKAARIYAKHHHHRDTKRNSGPLKDEVVYLKNYMDVQYFAEIGIGSPPQYFAVVFDTGSSNLWVPSSKCIFSIGCYLRSRYRSRLSTTYTKIGKRCKIPFGTRSVRGLFSQDNVKVGSSVVNQQVFTEVTREGFFTFLHARYDGVLGLGFQDVAAGRVTPVWYNMLLQRIVTQPIFSFWLNRDPKSRLGGEILFGGVDCTHFRGQHTFVPVAQNGYWEIEIGDLFIGNNSTGLCRGGCPAIVDTGTSFLAGPTTILTQINHAIGAEGFVSMECKTVFSNYGNLIWENLVSGLQPERICNRIGICKRNGTFDVSHEQQTVGRSSKLEKLPNAENPLCSFCEMTVFWMQVELRKERTKEKAFEYVNQMCEKLPSPRGKSYINCDVFSLPHITITIGNKPFPLSPDQYVIRVEDNHGAHCLSGFTALDVHPRRPLWVLGDVFLRAYHTVFDFGNLQVGFAESA, from the exons ATGGGGATCAAAGTCTTACTTGCAGCATTACTGATATGGAATTTGAGTACTTCTGCATTTGGCTTCAATGCATCTGCAAATAATACGATAAGGATCGGATTAAAGCGTAGAACTTTGGACTTTAATAGCATAAAGGCTGCAAGAATATATgctaaacatcatcatcatagaGATACAAAAAGGAATTCTGGTCCTCTAAAAGATGAAGTAGTTTACCTGAAGAACTATATGGATGTCCAGTATTTCGCTGAGATTGGTATCGGTTCACCACCTCAGTATTTTGCTGTTGTTTTCGATACTGGCAGTTCCAATCTTTGGGTCCCTTCCTCGAAATGCATTTTCTCT ATCGGTTGTTATCTTCGCTCCAGGTACAGATCAAGGCTATCGACTACATACACGAAAATTG GAAAACGTTGTAAAATCCCTTTCGGAACTAGATCAGTGCGCGGTTTGTTCAGCCAAGACAACGTTAAAGTTGGAAGTTCTGTCGTAAATCAGCAG GTTTTCACTGAGGTAACGCGAGAAGGATTTTTCACATTCTTGCACGCGCGGTATGATGGTGTACTAGGACTCGGATTTCAGGATGTTGCTGCAGGACGAGTAACACCAGTATG GTATAACATGTTGCTTCAGCGTATAGTTACCCAGCCAATCTTCTCGTTCTGGCTGAATCGAGATCCTAAATCTAGGCTCGGGGGTGAAATTCTCTTCGGAGGTGTGGATTGTACTCACTTCAGAGGTCAGCATACGTTTGTCCCCGTTGCTCAAAATGGTTACTGGGAG ATTGAAATAGGGGATCTTTTTATCGGAAACAATTCAACAG GTCTTTGCAGAGGTGGCTGTCCAGCGATTGTGGATACTGGAACGTCTTTTCTTGCTGGTCCGACT ACTATTTTGACTCAAATCAATCATGCTATCGGAGCTGAAGGATTTGTTAGTATGGAATGTAAAACTGTGTTCTCGAATTATGGGAATCTGATATGGGAAAACTTAGTATCTGGC TTACAACCTGAAAGAATCTGCAACAGAATAGGTATCTGTAAACGTAATGGCACGTTTGATGTGAG CCACGAGCAGCAAACAGTAGGTAGAAGTTCAAAACTGGAGAAACTACCGAACGCTGAGAACCCTTTATGTTCTTTCTGTGAGATGACAGTTTTCTGGATGCAAGTAGAGCTTAGAAAAGAGAGAACAAAGGAAAAAGCATTTGAATATGTTAATCAG ATGTGTGAGAAGCTTCCGAGTCCTCGAGGAAAATCATATATCAACTGTGACGTGTTTTCGCTGCCACATATCACCATTACCATTGGGAATAAACCTTTCCCTCTTTCTCCAGATCAA TATGTTATCAGAGTCGAAGACAACCACGGTGCTCACTGTCTTAGTGGATTTACAGCTTTGGATGTGCATCCACGACGCCCACTCTG GGTTCTTGGAGATGTATTCTTGAGAGCATACCACACTGTTTTTGACTTTGGTAATCTTCAAGTTGGATTTGCAGAAAGTGCTTAG
- the LOC107868479 gene encoding aspartic proteinase oryzasin-1 isoform X2 has translation MGIKVLLAALLIWNLSTSAFGFNASANNTIRIGLKRRTLDFNSIKAARIYAKHHHHRDTKRNSGPLKDEVVYLKNYMDVQYFAEIGIGSPPQYFAVVFDTGSSNLWVPSSKCIFSIGCYLRSRYRSRLSTTYTKIGKRCKIPFGTRSVRGLFSQDNVKVGSSVVNQQVFTEVTREGFFTFLHARYDGVLGLGFQDVAAGRVTPVWYNMLLQRIVTQPIFSFWLNRDPKSRLGGEILFGGVDCTHFRGQHTFVPVAQNGYWEIEIGDLFIGNNSTGLCRGGCPAIVDTGTSFLAGPTTILTQINHAIGAEGFVSMECKTVFSNYGNLIWENLVSGMCEKLPSPRGKSYINCDVFSLPHITITIGNKPFPLSPDQYVIRVEDNHGAHCLSGFTALDVHPRRPLWVLGDVFLRAYHTVFDFGNLQVGFAESA, from the exons ATGGGGATCAAAGTCTTACTTGCAGCATTACTGATATGGAATTTGAGTACTTCTGCATTTGGCTTCAATGCATCTGCAAATAATACGATAAGGATCGGATTAAAGCGTAGAACTTTGGACTTTAATAGCATAAAGGCTGCAAGAATATATgctaaacatcatcatcatagaGATACAAAAAGGAATTCTGGTCCTCTAAAAGATGAAGTAGTTTACCTGAAGAACTATATGGATGTCCAGTATTTCGCTGAGATTGGTATCGGTTCACCACCTCAGTATTTTGCTGTTGTTTTCGATACTGGCAGTTCCAATCTTTGGGTCCCTTCCTCGAAATGCATTTTCTCT ATCGGTTGTTATCTTCGCTCCAGGTACAGATCAAGGCTATCGACTACATACACGAAAATTG GAAAACGTTGTAAAATCCCTTTCGGAACTAGATCAGTGCGCGGTTTGTTCAGCCAAGACAACGTTAAAGTTGGAAGTTCTGTCGTAAATCAGCAG GTTTTCACTGAGGTAACGCGAGAAGGATTTTTCACATTCTTGCACGCGCGGTATGATGGTGTACTAGGACTCGGATTTCAGGATGTTGCTGCAGGACGAGTAACACCAGTATG GTATAACATGTTGCTTCAGCGTATAGTTACCCAGCCAATCTTCTCGTTCTGGCTGAATCGAGATCCTAAATCTAGGCTCGGGGGTGAAATTCTCTTCGGAGGTGTGGATTGTACTCACTTCAGAGGTCAGCATACGTTTGTCCCCGTTGCTCAAAATGGTTACTGGGAG ATTGAAATAGGGGATCTTTTTATCGGAAACAATTCAACAG GTCTTTGCAGAGGTGGCTGTCCAGCGATTGTGGATACTGGAACGTCTTTTCTTGCTGGTCCGACT ACTATTTTGACTCAAATCAATCATGCTATCGGAGCTGAAGGATTTGTTAGTATGGAATGTAAAACTGTGTTCTCGAATTATGGGAATCTGATATGGGAAAACTTAGTATCTGGC ATGTGTGAGAAGCTTCCGAGTCCTCGAGGAAAATCATATATCAACTGTGACGTGTTTTCGCTGCCACATATCACCATTACCATTGGGAATAAACCTTTCCCTCTTTCTCCAGATCAA TATGTTATCAGAGTCGAAGACAACCACGGTGCTCACTGTCTTAGTGGATTTACAGCTTTGGATGTGCATCCACGACGCCCACTCTG GGTTCTTGGAGATGTATTCTTGAGAGCATACCACACTGTTTTTGACTTTGGTAATCTTCAAGTTGGATTTGCAGAAAGTGCTTAG